A section of the Rummeliibacillus pycnus genome encodes:
- the coaW gene encoding type II pantothenate kinase: MTKAIGIDAGGTLTKLAYLNDQHELRLKHFPSNNLPAVLEWIHQQETIQEIGLTGGRTGQIKAMLDADKSIQYIVEFEATLKGVRYQLAKEDHHFKKCIITNVGTGTSIHYMDEVEHMRVGGTGVGGGTLIGLSALTTGIKNYREILQLAKNGNRTDIDLLVEEIFQGIETPVELKPTLTASNFGKVGIKESVKYESADILATIQGLVGEVITTLSIQLAEQMDVEQIIYIGTTLDQNDKLQEIIADYTILKKKTPIFLQDHGFSGAIGALMNIME, translated from the coding sequence ATGACAAAGGCAATAGGAATAGATGCAGGGGGAACACTAACAAAATTAGCATATTTAAATGATCAGCATGAGTTACGGCTTAAGCATTTCCCATCAAATAATTTACCTGCTGTTTTAGAGTGGATTCATCAGCAAGAAACTATTCAAGAAATTGGTTTAACAGGTGGCCGTACAGGACAAATAAAGGCAATGCTAGATGCAGATAAATCAATTCAATATATTGTAGAATTTGAAGCAACTTTAAAAGGGGTTCGCTATCAATTAGCGAAAGAAGATCATCACTTTAAGAAATGTATCATCACAAACGTCGGAACAGGCACGTCCATCCATTATATGGACGAGGTGGAACATATGAGAGTTGGAGGAACTGGTGTAGGTGGAGGGACTCTAATTGGACTGTCCGCTTTAACAACAGGTATAAAAAATTACCGTGAAATACTTCAACTTGCTAAAAATGGCAACCGTACAGATATTGATTTGTTAGTAGAGGAAATTTTTCAAGGTATAGAAACACCAGTAGAGCTAAAACCTACCTTAACAGCTAGTAATTTCGGCAAAGTAGGTATAAAAGAATCTGTAAAATACGAATCAGCAGATATTTTGGCGACAATACAAGGTTTAGTAGGTGAAGTAATTACGACACTAAGTATTCAATTAGCAGAACAAATGGATGTTGAGCAAATTATCTATATTGGTACAACACTAGATCAAAATGATAAATTACAAGAAATAATTGCTGATTATACTATTTTAAAAAAGAAAACGCCTATTTTTTTACAAGATCATGGTTTCAGTGGAGCTATTGGAGCTTTGATGAATATAATGGAATAA
- a CDS encoding MarR family winged helix-turn-helix transcriptional regulator → MSENPTLFDLLHEMDKVNAKMILRWKKLFQVNIGISHILVLSYLKENGPSRPSDIAKYLEFAPASLTHLSDKLIDNHFCVRKADSEDRRISYLAITQSGLDVLEQATILGQEMKKEYFKVLTDDEIAQLLIIYTKLNTQ, encoded by the coding sequence ATGAGCGAGAATCCTACCCTGTTTGATTTACTACATGAGATGGATAAAGTAAATGCGAAAATGATTTTGCGTTGGAAGAAACTTTTTCAAGTAAACATAGGTATATCTCATATTTTAGTCTTAAGTTATTTAAAAGAAAATGGCCCAAGCAGACCTTCAGATATTGCCAAGTATCTAGAATTTGCACCTGCGTCTTTAACGCATTTATCCGACAAATTAATTGACAATCATTTTTGTGTTCGAAAAGCAGACTCTGAAGATCGTCGTATTTCTTACTTAGCAATCACACAATCCGGACTAGACGTATTGGAACAAGCAACAATACTCGGTCAAGAAATGAAGAAAGAATATTTTAAAGTTTTAACAGATGATGAAATAGCACAACTTCTTATTATTTATACTAAATTAAATACTCAATAA
- a CDS encoding SDR family NAD(P)-dependent oxidoreductase has protein sequence MGRLENKIAIVTGGASGMGAKMVELFAKEGATVIAADINEENLAKISELDSVEGMKLDVTSDENWAELTKAIVEKHGRIDILINNAGISSQKSPDEITADDWALIHKINSFGPFLGIKHVKPYMKEAGKGSIVNTCSYTALIGSGTNSYTASKGSLRAISRAAAAELGKFNIRVNSVYPGVIETPMTANIGQFKEAMDMLIRATPMGRLGKPEEVANASLFLASDEASYITGAELVIDGGYSAQ, from the coding sequence ATGGGACGTTTAGAAAATAAAATTGCAATTGTAACTGGTGGAGCATCAGGAATGGGTGCTAAAATGGTAGAACTATTCGCAAAAGAGGGCGCAACAGTAATTGCAGCTGATATCAATGAAGAAAATTTAGCTAAAATTTCTGAATTAGATAGTGTTGAAGGTATGAAACTTGATGTTACTTCCGACGAAAATTGGGCAGAACTAACAAAAGCTATCGTGGAAAAACATGGACGTATTGATATCTTAATTAACAATGCAGGTATTTCATCACAGAAATCACCTGATGAGATCACTGCAGATGATTGGGCATTAATACACAAAATTAATTCTTTTGGACCTTTCTTAGGAATCAAACATGTTAAACCATATATGAAAGAAGCCGGTAAAGGATCTATCGTTAATACCTGTTCATATACCGCACTAATCGGGTCAGGAACAAACTCTTACACAGCTTCTAAAGGTTCTTTGCGAGCAATTTCGCGCGCTGCAGCTGCTGAACTAGGTAAATTTAATATTCGAGTTAATTCTGTGTACCCAGGGGTTATTGAGACTCCTATGACAGCAAATATCGGTCAATTTAAAGAAGCTATGGATATGTTAATCCGTGCAACTCCAATGGGACGCCTAGGTAAACCGGAAGAAGTAGCGAATGCATCATTATTCTTAGCATCTGATGAAGCTTCATATATCACTGGTGCAGAATTAGTTATTGACGGTGGCTATTCAGCACAATAA
- a CDS encoding squalene/phytoene synthase family protein, with the protein MLYTDRRKSKLTQQRKLYKEAMTVLKATSRTFFIPITFLEKELKTTVATAYLCMRAIDEIEDHEELPNDVKTNLLSETSKLLLKPFDNEAYMALLEPYADQLPEVTLRLADWLSLCPDEIRDTVAASTSEMAEGMAKWAAKGWIVKTKEDLDEYTYYVAGLVGTMLSEIWRWGAGIETDRDLAIGYGRGLQVVNILRNQDEDKERGVSFVPEGWTRDDLFKYAEDNLTKADEYNKSISKRSILMFCKIPLALAHKTLEAMRKGHEKMTRQEVEQTVEEVTAE; encoded by the coding sequence ATGCTTTATACTGATCGGAGGAAGTCCAAATTGACACAACAAAGAAAATTATATAAAGAAGCTATGACCGTATTAAAAGCAACAAGCCGTACTTTCTTTATTCCTATTACCTTTTTAGAAAAAGAGCTAAAAACAACCGTTGCTACAGCTTATTTATGTATGCGAGCTATTGATGAAATCGAAGATCATGAAGAATTGCCTAACGATGTTAAAACAAACTTATTGAGCGAAACAAGTAAATTATTATTAAAACCTTTTGATAACGAAGCTTATATGGCATTACTAGAGCCTTATGCCGACCAATTACCAGAGGTTACTTTACGTCTTGCGGACTGGTTATCCCTTTGCCCAGATGAAATTCGTGATACTGTTGCTGCTTCAACTAGTGAAATGGCTGAAGGTATGGCCAAATGGGCTGCAAAAGGATGGATTGTTAAGACAAAAGAGGATTTAGACGAATATACTTATTATGTAGCAGGTCTTGTTGGCACTATGCTTTCTGAAATTTGGCGTTGGGGAGCTGGTATTGAAACAGACCGTGATCTTGCAATTGGTTATGGTCGTGGATTACAGGTTGTTAATATTTTACGTAATCAAGATGAAGATAAAGAACGCGGTGTAAGCTTTGTTCCCGAAGGTTGGACTCGTGATGATTTATTTAAGTATGCAGAAGATAATCTAACTAAAGCAGACGAATACAATAAGAGTATTTCAAAACGTAGTATCCTTATGTTCTGTAAGATTCCTTTGGCTTTAGCCCATAAAACGCTTGAAGCCATGCGTAAAGGACATGAAAAAATGACTCGTCAAGAAGTTGAACAAACAGTTGAAGAAGTTACAGCAGAATAA
- a CDS encoding YaiI/YqxD family protein has translation MPKICIDADGCPVVSETIQIAREYQLEVIIFCDTSHHFEIEGVKTVIVSKGADAVDFALVNQIHKGDITITQDYGLAAMVLARGAYVINQNGMQYTANNIDQLLYSRHLNQKIRQAGGRTKGPKKRTKESNDNFITNFRKLCQQVIQNTSH, from the coding sequence ATGCCCAAAATATGTATTGATGCCGATGGCTGTCCTGTTGTATCTGAGACAATTCAAATAGCCAGGGAATACCAATTAGAAGTTATTATCTTTTGTGATACATCACATCATTTTGAAATAGAAGGGGTGAAAACGGTTATCGTATCCAAAGGAGCGGATGCCGTAGATTTTGCACTTGTAAATCAGATCCACAAAGGGGACATTACAATTACACAAGATTATGGGCTAGCCGCAATGGTGTTAGCTAGAGGTGCTTATGTGATCAACCAAAATGGGATGCAATATACAGCAAATAATATTGATCAGCTTTTATACTCACGTCATTTGAATCAGAAAATTCGTCAGGCAGGGGGAAGAACAAAAGGTCCTAAAAAAAGAACGAAAGAATCAAATGATAATTTTATAACTAATTTCCGTAAATTGTGCCAGCAGGTTATTCAAAATACTTCGCATTAA
- the gdhA gene encoding NADP-specific glutamate dehydrogenase produces MVTVMSESQKTATEYIDKVYNNLKEHHGHEPEFLQAAKEILYSLTPVFAQRPEYMQASLLERIVEPERVVKFRVSWEDDNGKIQVNRGYRVQYSSAIGPYKGGLRFHPSVNESIIKFLGFEQIFKNSLTGQPIGGAKGGSDFDPKGKSDSEIMRFCQAFMTELHKYIGPDVDVPAGDIGVGAREIGFLFGQYNRIRGAYEPGVITGKLPRFGGSLARKEATGYGCVYFVQEMLKEIDMTFDGATVVVSGSGNVSTYAIEKAQQLGAKVVACSDSNGYIYDPNGINLDTVKEIKEVRHGRIKEYVEAHPDATYKEGCIGIWTIPCDIALPCATQNEIDEESAKILVKNGVKAVGEGANMPSTLQAINVYFENDVLFAPAKAANAGGVAVSALEMAQNSMRLFWTFEEVDQKLHDIMKSIYQNSVEAAKEFGHEGNLLIGANIAGFIKVADAMIAQGVI; encoded by the coding sequence ATGGTCACAGTAATGTCAGAGTCACAAAAAACAGCAACTGAATATATTGATAAAGTTTATAACAATCTTAAAGAACATCATGGACATGAACCTGAATTCTTACAAGCTGCGAAAGAAATACTTTATTCCTTAACACCTGTTTTTGCCCAACGTCCCGAATATATGCAAGCAAGCCTCTTAGAACGAATTGTTGAACCTGAGCGTGTTGTAAAATTCCGTGTATCTTGGGAAGATGACAATGGTAAAATCCAAGTAAATAGAGGGTATCGTGTACAATATAGTTCTGCAATTGGACCATACAAAGGCGGCCTCCGCTTCCATCCTTCCGTAAACGAAAGTATCATCAAATTCTTAGGCTTTGAACAAATTTTCAAAAACTCTTTAACTGGACAACCAATTGGTGGTGCTAAGGGTGGTTCTGATTTCGATCCTAAAGGTAAGTCTGATTCAGAAATTATGCGTTTCTGCCAAGCTTTCATGACAGAGTTACATAAATATATTGGACCAGATGTAGACGTACCAGCTGGTGATATCGGTGTAGGAGCTCGTGAAATTGGTTTCTTATTTGGTCAATACAACCGAATCCGAGGAGCATATGAACCTGGTGTAATCACTGGTAAACTACCTCGCTTTGGTGGGTCATTAGCACGTAAAGAGGCTACTGGCTATGGTTGTGTCTACTTCGTTCAAGAAATGTTAAAAGAAATTGATATGACATTCGATGGTGCAACTGTTGTCGTATCCGGTTCGGGTAACGTTTCAACATATGCAATTGAAAAAGCACAACAATTAGGTGCAAAAGTAGTTGCATGTTCTGATTCTAACGGTTATATTTATGATCCGAATGGAATCAATTTAGATACAGTTAAAGAAATTAAAGAAGTACGTCACGGTCGTATTAAAGAATATGTTGAAGCACATCCAGATGCAACTTATAAAGAAGGGTGTATTGGCATTTGGACAATTCCATGTGACATTGCACTTCCATGTGCAACACAAAATGAAATCGATGAAGAATCAGCAAAAATTCTTGTAAAAAATGGTGTGAAAGCAGTTGGTGAAGGTGCGAATATGCCATCAACATTGCAAGCAATTAATGTTTATTTTGAAAATGATGTATTATTTGCTCCTGCCAAAGCAGCGAATGCAGGTGGTGTAGCTGTTTCCGCTTTAGAAATGGCGCAAAATAGCATGCGCTTATTCTGGACTTTCGAGGAAGTAGATCAAAAACTTCATGACATCATGAAATCAATTTATCAAAATAGTGTTGAAGCAGCGAAAGAATTTGGACATGAAGGAAATCTGTTAATTGGTGCAAATATTGCAGGTTTCATTAAAGTTGCAGATGCTATGATTGCACAAGGCGTTATTTAA
- a CDS encoding phosphoribosylaminoimidazolesuccinocarboxamide synthase: MELIYEGKTKDVFKFDEDHLVLQFKDDVTGENGIFDPGANTVGLTIEGAGRAGLSLSTFFYKRLNAIDVPTHFISSNIDKATMTVKPATVFGKGLEVICRFRADGSFLRRYGAYVEEGQKLNSFVEVTIKDDERQDPPISKDALVMLGILSEEEYEVLKQHTIDISNFVRTELAKKGLTLHDIKLEFGRDAKTGEILLIDEVSGGNMRVYKDIEFVEPLQLAKIMLTK, from the coding sequence ATGGAATTGATTTACGAAGGGAAAACAAAGGATGTATTTAAATTTGATGAGGATCATTTAGTATTACAGTTTAAAGATGATGTTACCGGTGAAAACGGGATATTTGATCCTGGTGCAAATACTGTTGGTTTAACAATCGAAGGTGCAGGTCGCGCAGGTCTTAGTTTATCGACATTCTTTTATAAAAGACTTAATGCTATCGATGTTCCAACACATTTTATTTCTTCAAACATTGATAAAGCTACAATGACTGTAAAACCTGCAACTGTTTTCGGCAAAGGGTTAGAAGTTATTTGTCGTTTTCGTGCAGATGGAAGTTTTTTAAGACGTTATGGCGCTTATGTTGAAGAAGGCCAAAAACTAAACTCTTTTGTTGAAGTAACGATAAAGGACGATGAACGTCAAGACCCACCTATTTCAAAAGATGCACTAGTAATGCTAGGCATTCTAAGTGAAGAAGAATATGAAGTATTAAAACAGCATACCATTGACATTTCAAATTTTGTAAGAACTGAATTAGCGAAAAAAGGGTTGACTCTACATGATATTAAATTGGAATTTGGCCGTGATGCAAAAACAGGTGAAATCTTATTAATTGATGAAGTATCTGGTGGCAACATGAGAGTATATAAAGACATTGAATTCGTTGAACCATTACAACTTGCAAAAATTATGTTAACAAAATAA